Within Streptomyces sp. NBC_00704, the genomic segment CCGGCGGCGGTGCAGGACGCGGTGCTGGCGCCGGGGGTGCGGCGGCGGGTGGTGCTCGCGACGTCGGTGGCGGAGTCGTCGTTGACGGTGCCCGGGGTGCGGGTGGTGGTGGACTCGGGTCTGGCGCGGGAGCCGCGGGTGGATCACGCGCGTGGGCTGAGCGCGCTGGCGACGGTGCGGGCCTCGCGGGCCGCGGGGCGGCAGCGGGCGGGGCGGGCCGGGCGTGAGGGGCCGGGGGTGGTGTACCGGTGCTGGGCGGAGGCGGAGGACGTGCGGCTGCCGTTGTTCCCGGCGCCGGAGATCAAGGTGGCCGATCTCGCTTCGTTCGCCCTTCAGGCGGCGTGCTGGGGCGATCCGCGGGCGTCGGGGCTGGCGTTGCTGGACCGGCCGCCGGCGGGGGCGATGGCGGCGGCCCGGGAGCTGCTGACGGCGATCGGCGCGGTGGACGCGGCGGGGGCGGCGACGGAGCGGGGTGTGCGGTTGGCGCGGCTGGGGCTGCATCCGCGGCTGGGGCGGGCGCTGCTGGACGGGGCGGCGTCGGTGGGGGCGGAGCGGGCCGCCGAGGTGGTGGCGTTGTTGAGCGAGGAGGCTCCGCGGGAGTACGGGGACGATCTGGCCGCCGCTCTGCGCGCCGCCCGGCGTGGCGGCGACGCCTATGGCGGGCGGTGGCGGGCCGAGGTGCGGCGGCTGCGGGCCGTCGTCGGCCAGGCCGTCCCCCGGCCGTCCGGGTCCCCCTCCCCCGGCGCGGCCGGGGACGGCGACGGGGACGCGCGTGGGGGCGGTGCCGGGCGCGGGGCCGGGCGCGGGCCCGGGGACGGGGGCGTCGCCAGGGATGGGGCGGGCGAGAGGGGCGAGGAGGGTCTCGTGGGGCTCGTGGTCGCTCTCGCGTTTCCCGAGCGGCTCGCCAGGGCGGACGGCGGCTCGTATCTCATGGTGTCCGGGACCCGGGCGGAGACCGGTCCGGGCACGGGGTTGCGGGGGGCGTCCTGGCTGGCGGTGGCGGTCGCCGACCGGCCTGTCGGCCAGGTGCACGCGCGGGTGCGGCTCGCGGGGGTGGTGGACGAGGGGGTGGCCCGTCGTGCGGCCGGTGCGCTGCTGCGGGAGCGGGACGAGGTGCACTGGGCGGACGGCGACGTGGTGGCGCGGCGGGTCGAGCGGCTGGGTGCGGTGGAGCTGGCGGTGCGTCCGCTGCGGGACGCCGACGCGTCGCTGGTGCGCGGTGCGCTGGTGGAGGGGCTGCGGCAGGAGGGTCTGCGGCTGCTGCGGTGGTCCCCGGCGGCGGACGCCTTGCGGCAGCGGCTGGCGTTCGTGCGGGCGCACAAGGGGGATCCGTGGCCGGACGTGAGCGACGAGTCGCTGCACGCGCGCGTGGACGAATGGCTGGAGCCGGAGCTGGGCCGGGCCCGGCGGCGGGCCGATCTGGGGCGGATCGACACCGGGCAGGCGCTGGGACGGCTGCTGCCGTGGGCGTCCGGCGAGGCGGGCCGGCTGGACGAGCTGGCGCCGGAGCGGA encodes:
- a CDS encoding ATP-dependent RNA helicase; this encodes MLRDDALAALPVRAALPALNDALDGHGAAVLAAPPGTGKTTLVPLALAGLLGEGPARRVVVAEPRRIAARAAARRMAWLLGERTGEAVGYTVRGERAVGRHTRVEVVTTGVLLQRLQRDQELTGVDVVVLDECHERHLDADTSAAFLWDVRETLRPELRLVAASATTDTAGWAGLLGGAPVVEARGAVFDVEVVWAPPARPVRPPHGTRVDPALLAHVASVVRRALAERSGDVLCFLPGVGEIARVAGLLGALDGVDVLQVHGRAPAAVQDAVLAPGVRRRVVLATSVAESSLTVPGVRVVVDSGLAREPRVDHARGLSALATVRASRAAGRQRAGRAGREGPGVVYRCWAEAEDVRLPLFPAPEIKVADLASFALQAACWGDPRASGLALLDRPPAGAMAAARELLTAIGAVDAAGAATERGVRLARLGLHPRLGRALLDGAASVGAERAAEVVALLSEEAPREYGDDLAAALRAARRGGDAYGGRWRAEVRRLRAVVGQAVPRPSGSPSPGAAGDGDGDARGGGAGRGAGRGPGDGGVARDGAGERGEEGLVGLVVALAFPERLARADGGSYLMVSGTRAETGPGTGLRGASWLAVAVADRPVGQVHARVRLAGVVDEGVARRAAGALLRERDEVHWADGDVVARRVERLGAVELAVRPLRDADASLVRGALVEGLRQEGLRLLRWSPAADALRQRLAFVRAHKGDPWPDVSDESLHARVDEWLEPELGRARRRADLGRIDTGQALGRLLPWASGEAGRLDELAPERITVPSGSAIRIDYADPQRPVLAVKLQEMFGMQESPRVAGVPLVVHLLSPAGRPAAVTSDLASFWRDGYRAVRAELRGRYPKHPWPEDPAGAQATRHTNARLRR